The following proteins are encoded in a genomic region of Fusarium oxysporum f. sp. lycopersici 4287 chromosome 1, whole genome shotgun sequence:
- a CDS encoding Pin2-interacting protein X1 has translation MGLLAENKTRRKINKDPNNTKWTKDTNTFGQKILRAQGWQPGQFLGAQDAPHSELHTAANASYIRVVLKDDMKGLGFSKSKEDEVTGLDVFQDLLSRLNGKTDDAIEEDQQARLAVKTHHFVEQRYGAMKFVYGGLLVGDEMKEVEEKKADQQTESNSDEDVVMESAPAPKESKKERKSKKRKATDDEDEEESSSRETDLKSKKRRKEERKVKDGDIDDARAKKKKEKKDKKEKSRKKSTEDISDDENVEERSKKRKSKSKDKSRSPEGSDEEKVKDKKSKKDKKDKKKRKKEEQASESTSTSVTQNSTPTASVPGTGATTPSGTSTPRGSRNFVRSRFIAQKRQAVLDTKALNQIFMVKA, from the exons ATGGGACTCCTCGCAGAAAACAAGAC TCGACGGAAGATCAACAAGGATCCAAACAACACAAAATGGACTAAAGATACGAATACCTTCGGCCAGAAGATCCTGCGagctcaaggctggcaaCCGGGCCAGTTCCTCGGAGCACAAGATGCGCCGCACTCGGAATTGCACACGGCCGCCAACGCCTCATACATTCGCGTGGTTCTTAAGGATGACATGAAGGGATTGGGCTTCAGCAAGTCGAAAGAGGATGAAGTTACTGGTCTAGATGTCTTTCAAGATCTGCTCAGTCGACTCAACGGAAAGACGGATGATGCCATCGAGGAGGATCAACAAGCGCGACTCGCTGTGAAGACGCACCACTTTGTTGAGCAACGATACGGAGCCATGAAGTTCGTCTACGGTGGTCTACTGGTGGGcgatgagatgaaggaagtggaagagaagaaggccgacCAGCAAACAGAGTCAAACTCCGACGAGGACGTTGTCATGGAATCCGCCCCTGCACCGAAAGAATCCAAAAAGGAGAGGAAGTctaagaagagaaaggcaaccgacgacgaggatgaggaggaaagTTCAAGTCGAGAAACCGATTTaaagagcaagaaaagaCGCAAGGAAGAGCGAAAAGTAAAGGACGGCGATATTGACGACGCcagggccaagaagaagaaagagaaaaaagacaagaaagagAAGTCCCGCAAAAAGTCCACAGAGGACATCTCAGACGACGAGAATGTCGAAGAGCGCTCAAAGAAGCGgaagtccaagtccaaggatAAGAGCCGGTCCCCTGAGGGCTCAGACGAAGAAAAGGTGAAGGACAAGAAGTCtaaaaaagataagaaagataagaagaagcgcaagaaggaggagcaAGCATCTGAATCAACCAGCACATCAGTCACACAGAACTCTACGCCCACGGCTTCGGTCCCTGGAACAGGAGCCACAACACCATCTGGCACATCGACACCTAGAGGGAGCAGGAATTTTGTGCGGTCACGATTTATTGCGCAAAAGAGACAGGCTGTGCTTGACACCAAGGCACTGAACCAG ATTTTCATGGTTAAAGCATAG
- a CDS encoding phenylalanyl-tRNA synthetase alpha chain has protein sequence MARIWRDRYLTTSTYQSTPPSDRYGGRCSTPTAQIISALRDSDEQRQVKKSPAHHFLLAPHNLKSSDMTTSSSAPSGDLTSQILQALSEKSPLLSSEAFPAIAFQDIKAALDRLASRSMITYETIDKEEAILEPEAEQIAEHGSHEARVFEALRNAVEGLSIQDLEKAIGDKTVTKVGQGKAFKEKWIKKSADGKLVATAESIEDVTQAQLQKIKETRTHEPKILTDLRKRKLIKMQKVISFKIEKGPKFALEIQKEETDLTADMIASGSWKTANFKPYNFKALGADQNAGALHPLNKVRHEFRQIFFEMGFEEMPTNKFVETGFWNFDALFVPQQHPARDLQDTFYISDPKVGDAPRSEEGQNTEEYWENIKQVHQNGKFGSIGYRYPWSAEETKRLVLRTHTTAISTAMLYKLAAQKGPDGRPPPARYFSIDRVFRNETVDATHLAEFHQVEGVIADYGLTLGGLMEFMEVFFAKMGITNLKFKPAYNPYTEPSMEIFSYHEGLGKLVEIGNSGMFRPEMLEPMGLPKDMRVFGWGLSLERPTMIKYKISNIRELLGHKVDLNFIERNPAVRLEKE, from the exons ATGGCCCGAATATGGCGGGACAGATACCTTACCACAAGTACCTACCAGAGTACCCCGCCATCGGACCGCTATGGTGGGCGATGCAGCACTCCAACGGCCCAAATAATTTCTGCCCTCCGTGACTCAGACGAACAACGACAGGTCAAGAAGAGCCCAGCTCACCATTTTCTCTTGGCTCCTCACAACCTAAAATCCTCCGACATGACGACTTCAAGCTCCGCTCCCTCGGGGGATCTCACCTCCCAGATCCTTCAGGCCCTGTCGGAAAAGAGCCCCTTGCTCTCCTCAGAGGCCTTCCCCGCCATCGCCTTCCAGGACATCAAGGCTGCACTTGATCGTCTGGCTTCACGATCTATGATCACATACGAGACAATTGACAAGGAAGAGGCTATCCTTGAGCCCGAAGCGGAGCAAATTGCCGAGCATGGTAGTCATGAGGCGCGTGTTTTTGAGGCGCTTCGAAATGCCGTGGAGGGGTTGTCGATCCAGGACCTAGAGAAGGCCATTGGCGACAAGACGGTGACCAAGGTCGGACAGGGCAAGGCTTTCAAGGAAAAATGGATTAAGAAGAGCGCCGACGGCAAGCTGGTAGCCACT GCTGAGTCGATCGAAGATGTCACCCAAGCGCAGCTACAGAAAATCAAGGAGACCCGGACACACGAGCCCAAAATCTTGACCGATCTGCGAAAACGAAAGCTGATCAAGATGCAAAAGGTTATCAGCTTCAAGATTGAAAAGGGACCCAAGTTCGCCCTCGAGATTCAGAAGGAGGAGACCGACTTGACAGCCGACATGATTGCTTCTGGATCATGGAAGACTGCCAATTTCAAGCCCTACAACTTCAAGGCTCTCGGCGCGGACCAAAATGCTGGCGCACTTCACCCCCTGAACAAGGTCCGACATGAATTCCGACAGATTTTCTTCGAGATGGGTTTCGAGGAGATGCCTACCAACAAGTTTGTCGAGACTGGATTCTGGAACTTCGACGCCCTCTTCGTGCCCCAGCAGCACCCCGCCCGTGATCTTCAAGATACCTTCTACATCTCAGACCCCAAGGTGGGAGACGCACCACGATCGGAGGAAGGACAGAACACAGAAGAGTACTGGGAGAACATCAAGCAGGTTCACCAGAACGGCAAGTTTGGGTCGATCGGTTACAGATACCCCTGGTCAGCGGAGGAGACCAAGAGACTGGTGCTCCGAACCCACACTACTGCCATTTCAACGGCCATGCTTTACAAGCTAGCAGCGCAGAAGGGGCCTGATGGACGCCCACCTCCAGCGCGATACTTCTCTATTGATCGTGTCTTCCGAAATGAGACAGTTGACGCAACCCATTTGGCCGAATTCCACCAGGTTGAGGGTGTTATCGCCGACTACGGTCTCACTCTTGGTGGTTTGATGGAGTTCATGGAAGTCTTCTTTGCCAAGATGGGCATCACCAACCTCAAGTTCAAGCCCGCCTACAACCCTTACACCGAGCCCAGTATGGAAATCTTCAGCTATCACGAGGGTCTGGGCAAGTTGGTGGAGATCGGAAACAGTGGCATGTTCCGACCTGAAATGCTGGAACCCATGGGCCTGCCAAAGGACATGCGGGTGTTTGGCTGGGGTCTGTCCCTGGAGCGACCGACCATGATCAAGTACAAGATCTCTAACATCCGAGAGCTGCTGGGCCACAAGGTTGATCTCAACTTTATCGAACGGAACCCTGCGGTGAGATTAGAGAAGGAGTAA
- a CDS encoding 18S rRNA biogenesis protein RCL1, which translates to MSNSTPEFLRFTGHRSFTQRLILSTLTGRPIHISKIRSTSPTNPGLAPHEISFLRLLEAVTNGSSMQISYTGTTITYHPGLITGTIAGFGASDGDVIEHNISVNNTRGVTYFLMPLCLLAPFSKAHMNVRFTGPGVITSSTETGDISVDSFRTAILPLFALFGIPPARIELRVLQRSCAGPGGKGGGGCVELRFASQVRLPKTLHLNRSPGRIKRIRGVAYCTGVSASNNARMIHSAREILNPLVSDIHIAAQYDQAPLVPTGDKAGSKRRLGIGFGLSLVAESSAVGILYSADVVVPPQGGVVPEDIGKQCAFQLLENISQGGCATQVSAKTMLVLMAMGSEDVGRLRIGREVLANEEMVILARDLKTFGASSWGLRDVGDDTNDIIVSVKGTGVGNVGRKIA; encoded by the coding sequence ATGTCGAATTCCACGCCAGAATTCCTCCGATTCACAGGACATCGATCCTTCACCCAGCGTCTAATTCTCTCGACGCTGACCGGTCGACCGATCCACATTTCCAAGATCCGAAGCACATCGCCTACGAATCCAGGTCTTGCCCCCCATGAGATTTCTTTCTTGCGCCTGCTTGAGGCTGTCACCAATGGCAGTTCCATGCAAATTTCTTATACCGGTACAACTATAACATATCACCCCGGCCTGATCACCGGAACTATCGCTGGTTTTGGCGCTTCTGACGGCGATGTCATTGAGCACAACATCTCCGTTAACAATACCCGCGGCGTCACCTACTTCCTTATGCCTCTCTGTTTACTTGCGCCCTTTTCCAAGGCGCACATGAACGTCCGATTCACTGGTCCTGGCGTTATAACATCGTCCACCGAGACAGGGGACATCTCCGTCGATTCTTTCCGAACTGCCATCCTCCCTCTCTTTGCCCTGTTTGGCATCCCTCCCGCGCGGATAGAGCTTAGGGTACTTCAACGATCATGCGCTGGACCCGGTGGAAAGGGTGGCGGTGGCTGTGTGGAGTTGCGATTCGCAAGCCAAGTGCGACTACCGAAGACACTGCATCTCAACCGAAGCCCTGGTCGGATAAAGCGCATTCGCGGTGTCGCATACTGTACTGGAGTATCCGCCTCCAACAACGCCCGCATGATTCACTCAGCACGAGAGATCCTGAATCCTTTGGTTTCCGACATTCATATCGCTGCGCAGTATGACCAGGCACCGCTTGTACCCACTGGCGACAAGGCAGGAAGCAAGAGACGGCTTGGAATAGGATTCGGTTTGAGCTTGGTCGCTGAGTCAAGCGCTGTTGGAATTCTCTACTCTGCAGACGTAGTCGTTCCTCCCCAGGGCGGCGTTGTTCCTGAGGATATTGGAAAGCAGTGCGCTTTCCAGCTACTGGAGAACATCTCCCAAGGTGGCTGTGCCACCCAGGTTTCAGCCAAGACTATGCTTGTGCTTATGGCTATGGGATCAGAGGATGTTGGTCGTCTTAGAATCGGTAGGGAAGTGCTCGCAAACGAAGAGATGGTTATCCTCGCGAGAGACCTGAAGACGTTTGGCGCAAGCAGTTGGGGCTTGAGAGACGTTGGGGACGATACGAATGATATCATTGTTTCTGTTAAAGGCACTGGCGTTGGTAATGTTGGAAGAAAGATAGCGTAA
- a CDS encoding hypothetical protein (At least one base has a quality score < 10), protein MSCESEEFWRGIRHFAAVLRVSLESQYFQPADEYQTKINFCHWKSCLCSLIRKAVMLTSPKPLVQRQSRQSFTFTLGPYVLRMAGRPLLRELRSSNDTICRSCRLVIRQRPTQPRIAASYSTKATTKRSIDDAVTQKPSRFELQQYIDRIKSLRNPKKDGNESFSVRFFEQDNNKRTELSGEEAFGASLNEVDTSGLKEALLEIKDDIGGKDEKEAFQDVVDQLGPEWQNMKTADDLERIIAKLDAYTAAIDEEIDKTGADLPKELLERLDSELPGLPGFGNLGSRITLPQIPEKPWTINQRKKIARLNTALSKTARDYRRDVKLTTKTVQGVFKAYHSARLSLAHGWSHVPLEVWDLLWKILSADESVNIHRLSHIALLARDMSEANVTLNPAQQLLTIEAVFVDGWESKAIENWKRCLSTLGNENAETFQEFWELGVRMYCRTGDLEEAQRAINKLVQKQSDPRILMPLIRTWSELGTEEAQGKAWAAYRQLRELLGEDMKLADYDQVISYFLTTHQTENALYAFVDMMSDGKIDLKKQKYMPSVVANKFFFGKWLKRLIGAGDLNGAHSVVEFMGQKGIEPAPIQLNGLIAAWQRAGGIEDLEKADQMAWGMIETRIQFVKSRGK, encoded by the exons ATGTCCTGTGAATCGGAGGAATTCTGGCGTGGAATTCGACATTTTGCTGCTGTTTTGAGGGTATCCTTGGAGTCGCAATATTTCCAGCCCGCCGACGAGTACCAAACAAAAATTAATTTCTGCCACTGGAAAAGTTGTCTATGCAGCCTAATACGGAAGGCGGTGATGTTGACCTCCCCCAAACCTCTT GTTCAGCGTCAGTCTCGCCAAAGCTTCACCTTTACCTTGGGCCCTTATGTGTTGAGAATGGCGGGCCGACCGCTTTTACGCGAGCTACGAAGCAGCAATGACACAATATGTCGATCTTGCCGGTTGGTAATTCGACAGCGGCCGACACAACCACGAATAGCGGCATCATATAGCACCAAAGCCACTACAAAGCGATCAATCGATGATGCTGTCACACAGAAGCCCAGCAGATTTGAGCTGCAGCAGTACATCGACCGGATCAAGTCTCTTCGAAATCCCAAGAAGGACGGAAACGAGTCATTCAGTGTGCGGTTCTTCGAGCAAGACAACAACAAGAGAACAGAACtttctggagaagaagcgtTCGGCGCATCACTGAACGAAGTCGATACATCCGGTCTCAAGGAAGCCCTTCTGGAAATCAAAGACGACATTGGTGGAAAGGACGAAAAAGAAGCTTTCCAGGATGTGGTCGATCAACTGGGCCCCGAATGGCAGAACATGAAGACGGCAGACGACCTCGAGAGAATTATTGCCAAACTGGACGCATATACAGCGGCGAtcgatgaggagattgacAAAACCGGCGCAGACCTACCAAAAGAGCTGTTGGAGAGACTGGACTCAGAACTTCCAGGCTTGCCAGGATTTGGAAATCTGGGTTCTCGAATAACGTTACCTCAAATTCCAGAAAAGCCATGGACAATCAACCAACGTAAAAAGATCGCTCGCCTCAACACTGCGTTATCAAAGACTGCCAGGGATTATCGCCGCGATGTCAAACTCACAACAAAGACTGTGCAAGGGGTGTTCAAGGCTTATCACTCAGCCAGACTGTCTCTGGCTCACGGCTGGAGTCATGTCCCCCTTGAAGTGTGGGATCTGCTGTGGAAGATCCTCTCAGCCGATGAGTCTGTCAACATTCATCGCCTATCACATATTGCACTTCTCGCTCGAGACATGAGCGAGGCAAATGTGACCTTGAACCCTGCTCAGCAACTCCTGACAATTGAGGCGGTCTTTGTTGATGGATGGGAGTCCAAGGCAATCGAGAACTGGAAGAGATGTCTGAGCACACTTGGTAACGAAAATGCCGAAACATTTCAAGAGTTCTGGGAGCTTGGAGTGAGGATGTATTGCCGAACAGGTGATCTGGAAGAGGCACAGCGAGCCATCAACAAACTCGTCCAAAAGCAGTCCGACCCTCGCATTCTGATGCCTTTGATTAGGACCTGGTCTGAGTTGGGCACGGAAGAGGCCCAGGGGAAGGCTTGGGCTGCATACCGTCAACTCCgcgagcttcttggagagGACATGAAGCTGGCCGACTATGATCAAGTTATATCCTACTTCCTGACGACACATCAGACCGAGAATGCCTTATACGCCTTCGTTGATATGATGAGCGATGGCAAAATCGatttgaagaagcaaaaatACATGCCATCAGTGGTCGCCAACAAATTCTTTTTTGGAAAGTGGCTGAAGAGGTTGATTGGTGCTGGCGATCTGAACGGAGCTCACAGCGTTGTGGAGTTTATGGGTCAAAAAGGTATTGAGCCAGCTCCTATCCAGCTGAATGGTCTCATCGCGGCTTGGCAACGGGCTGGCGGtattgaagatcttgagaaggcgGATCAAATGGCTTGGGGCATGATTGAGACTCGAATTCAATTCGTCAAATCTCGAGGGAAATGA
- a CDS encoding chromatin modification-like protein EAF6, which yields MAERKPSNGAVAGTGQVTMSEYKKAQARVRDLVEKRRMLEKRLTQVEDSISQKETAYLDSTPSGNIITGFDNYMKGMSGAAAQRRKAGPMEQNRVFSRSSISYRPNNLEGITPGSGGSTPAGATPLSAAFRDGPSNHPTPTSSTAAKNASKSKKKTVEHEDSENDTSTSKKRTNFGAQRK from the exons ATGGCTGAGAGAAAGCCATCAAACGGAGCTGTAGCTGGTACTGGACAAGTGACGATGTCCGAGTACAAGAAGGCGCAAGCCCGGGTTCGGGATCTGGTCGAGAAGCGCAGAATGCTAGAGAAACGCTTG ACACAAGTTGAAGACAGCATCTCCCAGAAGGAGACTGCATACCTCGACAGCACACCAAGCGGCAACATCATCACCGGTTTCGACAACTACATGAAGGGCATGAGTGGTGCGGCAGCACAGCGACGAAAGGCTGGTCCGATGGAACAGAACAGAGTCTTTTCACGATCGTCGATTTCCTACCGACCTAACAATCTA GAGGGTATCACGCCCGGATCAGGAGGCTCGACGCCAGCTGGCGCGACACCATTATCCGCCGCATTTAGAGACGGACCCTCGAATCACCCGACACCGACATCTTCGACTGCGGCTAAGAACGCAAgcaagtcgaagaagaaaacgGTCGAGCACGAGGACAGCGAAAACGATACTTCGACGAGCAAGAAGCGAACGAATTTTGGAGCGCAGCGCAAGTAG
- a CDS encoding chromatin modification-like protein EAF6 has product MAERKPSNGAVAGTGQVTMSEYKKAQARVRDLVEKRRMLEKRLTQVEDSISQKETAYLDSTPSGNIITGFDNYMKGMSGAAAQRRKAGPMEQNRVFSRSSISYRPNNLVWMNISYSITQDMLIMLFVGGYHARIRRLDASWRDTIIRRI; this is encoded by the exons ATGGCTGAGAGAAAGCCATCAAACGGAGCTGTAGCTGGTACTGGACAAGTGACGATGTCCGAGTACAAGAAGGCGCAAGCCCGGGTTCGGGATCTGGTCGAGAAGCGCAGAATGCTAGAGAAACGCTTG ACACAAGTTGAAGACAGCATCTCCCAGAAGGAGACTGCATACCTCGACAGCACACCAAGCGGCAACATCATCACCGGTTTCGACAACTACATGAAGGGCATGAGTGGTGCGGCAGCACAGCGACGAAAGGCTGGTCCGATGGAACAGAACAGAGTCTTTTCACGATCGTCGATTTCCTACCGACCTAACAATCTAGTATGGATGAATATCAGTTACAGCATCACACAGGATATGCTAATCATGCTTTTCGTAGGAGGGTATCACGCCCGGATCAGGAGGCTCGACGCCAGCTGGCGCGACACCATTATCCGCCGCATTTAG
- a CDS encoding 26S proteasome non-ATPase regulatory subunit 9: protein MENLHAPTVPSGETTAPVTNGDAGHLSFAELQRKKDDIEAELKALGGVLDSHGVDMNTSLLTNDGFPRADIDVAQIRTTRARIIRLRNDYTALMTRIEKFLHEHFASLDENESAPVASSSHSEGILPDSVSTPLDPPFAKINTVATGSPAESAGLKPGDEIRNFGYVNRANHDNLRKVAECVQGNEGNNVFIRVSRPDGVAERQELRLTLTPRKDWGGRGLLGCHILPL, encoded by the exons ATGGAAAATCTACACGCGCCGACAGTGCCCTCTGGGGAAACCACTGCTCCTGTCACAAATGGCGATGCGGGGCATCTAAGCTTTGCAGAGTTGCAGCGAAAGAAGGACGATATTGAGGCCGAACTCAAGGCTTTAGGAGGGGTGCTTGACTCG CATGGGGTTGATATGAACACTTCTCTCCTAACAAACGATGGTTTTCCTCGAGCGGATATTGATGTTGCTCAAA TCCGGACTACACGAGCTCGCATCATTCGACTGCGGAATGACTATACCGCTCTCATGACACGGATTGAGAAATTCCTCCATGAGCATTTTGCGAGtcttgatgagaatgaatcTGCGCCAGTTGCAAGCTCGAGTCACTCAGAAGGCATCTTGCCAGACTCAGTTTCTACACCGTTAGACCCTCCTTTTGCCAAAATCAACACCGTAGCTACAGGAAGTCCAGCAGAATCCGCCGGCCTGAAACCTGGAGACGAAATTCGGAACTTTGGTTATGTGAATCGAGCCAACCACGACAACCTCAGAAAGGTGGCCGAGTGTGTCCAGGGTAACGAAGGG AACAACGTTTTCATCAGAGTGTCGAGGCCAGATGGTGTGGCCGAGCGGCAAGAGTTGCGACTGACCCTGACTCCACGAAAGGACTGGGGTGGGCGAGGATTGTTGGGCTGCCATATCTTGCCTCTATAA
- a CDS encoding GTP-binding nuclear protein GSP1/Ran, with protein sequence MAEQQTPTFKLVLVGDGGTGKTTFVKRHLTGEFEKKYMATLGVEVHPLGFTTNFGQIQFDVWDTAGQEKFGGLRDGYYINGQCGIIMFDVTSRITYKNVPNWHRDLVRVCENIPIVLCGNKVDVKERKVKAKTITFHRKKNLQYYDISAKSNYNFEKPFLWLARKLVGNPQLEFVAAPALAPPTAQVDEKLLEEYRKEMDEAAAMPLPGELSDDDL encoded by the exons ATGGCTGAGCAGCAGACTCCTACCTTCAAGCTCGTGCTTGTCGGTGACGGTGGTACCGGAAAG ACCACCTTCGTCAAGCGTCACTTGACTGGTGAATTTGAGAAGAAGTACATGGCCACCCTCGGTGTCGAGGTTCACCCTCTTGGCTTCACCACC AACTTCGGTCAGATTCAGTTCGATGTCTGGGATACCGCCGGTCAAGAGAAGTTTGGCGGTCTCCGTGATGGTTACTACATCAACGGCCAGTGCGGTATCATCATGTTCGATGTTACCTCCCGCATTACCTACAAGAACGTCCCCAACTGGCACC GTGATCTCGTCCGAGTTTGCGAGAACATTCCCATCGTTCTCTGCGGTAACAAGGTCGATGTGAAGGAgcgcaaggtcaaggccaagaccatCACTTTCCACCGCAAGAAGAACCTCCAGTACTACGACATCTCTGCCAAGTCCAACTACAACTTCGAGAAGCCTTTCCTCTGGCTCGCCCGCAAGCTTGTCGGAAACCCTCAGCTT GAGTTCGTTGCTGCTCCCGCTCTGGCTCCCCCCACTGCCCAGGTCGACGAGAAGCTCCTGGAGGAGTACCGCAAGGAGATGGACGAGGCCGCCGCCATGCCTCTGCCTGGTGAGCTTTCCGACGACGATCTGTAA